A genomic window from Streptomyces sp. MST-110588 includes:
- a CDS encoding IS3 family transposase (programmed frameshift): MAAPRKYPDELRERAIREVRTTGRPIAHVAKDLGIHKEALRGWVRQAEADRGERGDRLTTAELDELKQLRREVAELRRANEILKAASVFFCPGDRPSPDEAEQVIDHLRDKGLGVDPVCRVLDLSPLTYFARKKRPKSARRLRDEQLIPLIEQVHAESGGTYGARRITRALGRKGVEVARCTVERLMAELGLEGVIRGRRRRTMIPEPSAPRPPDLVDRDFTASRPDQLWVADMTYVRTWSGWAYVAFVLDVYSRMIVGWQVANHMRTGLPMDALEMALWRRRIKKDSGLIHHSDRGSQYVSIRYTDRLADIGASASVGSVADSYDNAMAEALNGTFKAELIEMQGPWKDVDQVERAIFQWITWYNEERLHSALDYVPPAEYEEAFWRSQEQTPQSA; this comes from the exons ATGGCAGCACCCCGTAAGTATCCGGACGAACTGCGCGAGCGCGCGATTCGCGAGGTCCGTACCACCGGCCGCCCGATCGCGCACGTCGCGAAGGACCTGGGCATCCACAAGGAGGCCCTGCGAGGCTGGGTCCGCCAGGCCGAGGCCGACCGCGGCGAGCGCGGCGACCGGCTCACCACCGCCGAGCTCGACGAGTTGAAGCAACTCCGCAGGGAAGTAGCGGAGTTGAGGCGGGCGAACGAGATCCTGAAAGCTGCCTCGGTGT TTTTTTGCCCAGGAGATCGACCGTCCCCGGACGAGGCCGAGCAGGTGATCGACCACCTGCGTGACAAGGGTCTCGGGGTCGATCCCGTCTGCCGGGTGCTGGACCTGTCGCCGTTGACGTACTTCGCCCGCAAGAAGCGGCCGAAGTCGGCCCGCCGGCTCCGTGACGAGCAGCTCATCCCGCTGATCGAGCAGGTCCACGCGGAGTCGGGCGGCACCTACGGCGCCCGCCGGATCACCCGCGCCCTGGGGCGCAAGGGTGTCGAGGTGGCCCGCTGCACCGTCGAGCGGCTGATGGCCGAGCTGGGCCTGGAGGGCGTCATCCGTGGCCGTCGACGCCGGACCATGATTCCGGAACCGTCGGCGCCGCGTCCGCCGGACCTGGTCGACCGCGACTTCACCGCCTCCCGGCCCGATCAGTTGTGGGTGGCGGACATGACGTATGTCCGCACCTGGTCGGGATGGGCGTATGTGGCGTTCGTCCTGGACGTGTACTCGCGGATGATCGTCGGCTGGCAGGTCGCGAACCATATGCGGACCGGACTCCCGATGGACGCCCTGGAGATGGCGCTCTGGCGGCGTCGGATCAAGAAGGACTCCGGACTGATACACCACAGCGATCGCGGGTCGCAATACGTATCAATTCGGTATACCGACCGGCTCGCCGACATCGGCGCCTCCGCCTCCGTCGGCTCCGTCGCGGACTCGTACGACAACGCGATGGCCGAGGCGCTGAACGGCACCTTCAAGGCCGAGCTGATCGAGATGCAGGGCCCCTGGAAGGACGTCGACCAGGTCGAACGCGCGATCTTCCAGTGGATCACCTGGTACAACGAAGAACGCCTCCACTCCGCACTCGACTACGTACCGCCCGCCGAGTACGAGGAAGCCTTCTGGCGAAGCCAGGAGCAAACCCCGCAGTCCGCCTGA
- a CDS encoding SUKH-4 family immunity protein: MSTQNDHLWTTIQQWREDHQGVRRRLVVEGKSGSGKTAFLWKVAGRVPGAIFVDCLGLTAEEVALRTWAAFGAPLDCSDLRNGRKALRKNLRGTHTIVLANAQWAGETFTSSEPHRVTGALSSLISWAPNADIHLALEWDAERLGSPPARDHSVPLSNGFSSMSDDVAESRFDPELVHALKVLAGSELRATPVAVCSLLCELANSSRPPVDWSSLAARYPEVLTAEHGEAGELLLSTKDRSLAHLWRSRHPADQVTQRRITSHLSKVLSDNIQERPGHTASAVRRYATRALPAHAVKAGSLGDILSQGKVLAHIAYRSLWDALPLAYPNGVSPRSVAADVRLLEAQGAHLLTQGEWVAWLHHSALNRGDREFAQDLADSGIELPWRTVWSRWRPSGSFGSIEGEVGRVDELGISSTPKGTRVFTTRDITTDKATVPDHRYVHQEWCPATGEPLGNPTVVPQPLNEAEWIYDRVPDGVRAAFAEQLDGEWELEHEATTAPVRAPSAVTQGVEVDGMWVFAGDGGMFAVISSAELPTTAPAWLTTPLLGEHVQLAIPAVPPGATAAANGAPGSRRWLQETFGAERWRVLHAHEIPEGVRDLRTRRYLTDVGLPALSGLLHLQTGGGLVPSSQTPQASSASADRGPFYSLGSWMHAGLFLDGATGQVLRGTGHGIDEAPVGSSLPQFFTMVRLFDEFRRVNYSSRADRRDAQRALNAWYRQIDPQAADSEPWEAVLGGMEFEDGTWDIAERNGRPPL, encoded by the coding sequence ATGTCAACGCAGAACGATCATCTGTGGACAACGATCCAACAATGGCGAGAAGATCATCAGGGTGTCCGGAGACGGCTGGTGGTCGAGGGCAAGAGTGGTTCGGGTAAGACCGCTTTTTTGTGGAAGGTCGCCGGCCGTGTCCCCGGAGCGATCTTCGTGGACTGTCTGGGCCTGACAGCAGAGGAGGTTGCCCTACGTACATGGGCAGCCTTTGGTGCTCCGCTCGACTGCAGCGATCTCCGGAATGGCCGTAAGGCGCTCCGTAAAAATTTGCGTGGGACGCATACGATAGTCCTCGCCAACGCCCAATGGGCTGGCGAAACCTTCACGTCTTCCGAGCCTCACAGAGTGACAGGAGCGTTGTCCTCTCTCATTTCGTGGGCTCCGAACGCAGACATTCACCTGGCCCTGGAGTGGGACGCCGAGCGCCTCGGCTCTCCTCCTGCGCGGGACCATAGCGTGCCCCTGTCCAATGGCTTCAGCAGTATGTCCGATGACGTCGCCGAATCACGTTTTGATCCTGAACTTGTACACGCCCTCAAGGTCTTGGCGGGATCCGAATTGCGAGCGACGCCCGTGGCGGTGTGTAGCCTCCTGTGCGAACTCGCCAACTCATCTCGTCCGCCTGTCGACTGGTCCTCACTAGCGGCCAGGTACCCTGAGGTATTGACTGCTGAGCACGGCGAAGCAGGAGAACTACTGCTGTCGACCAAGGACCGCTCGCTCGCCCACCTATGGCGTTCGCGGCATCCAGCCGACCAGGTAACACAACGCCGCATCACGTCGCACCTGTCGAAAGTCCTCTCGGACAACATTCAGGAGCGGCCCGGTCACACAGCTAGTGCAGTGCGACGCTATGCAACACGTGCGCTCCCAGCACACGCGGTAAAAGCCGGGTCCCTGGGTGACATCCTGTCGCAGGGAAAGGTACTGGCACATATAGCCTATAGGTCTCTATGGGACGCGCTTCCATTGGCCTACCCAAATGGCGTATCCCCGCGCAGTGTCGCTGCTGATGTGCGCCTCCTCGAGGCTCAAGGCGCACACCTGCTGACACAAGGCGAGTGGGTGGCCTGGCTTCATCACTCCGCGCTCAACAGGGGGGATAGGGAGTTTGCCCAGGATCTGGCCGATTCGGGGATCGAACTTCCCTGGCGAACGGTCTGGTCACGCTGGCGGCCTAGCGGATCGTTCGGTTCTATAGAAGGGGAGGTGGGAAGGGTCGACGAACTCGGCATCTCCTCGACCCCAAAGGGCACGAGGGTGTTCACCACCCGTGATATCACGACGGACAAGGCAACAGTTCCAGATCACAGGTATGTGCACCAAGAATGGTGTCCCGCCACTGGGGAACCTCTCGGTAATCCTACCGTCGTCCCTCAGCCCCTCAACGAAGCCGAATGGATCTACGACCGAGTCCCTGATGGTGTCCGCGCAGCGTTCGCGGAACAACTAGACGGCGAGTGGGAGCTGGAGCATGAGGCGACAACCGCTCCTGTGCGAGCCCCAAGTGCCGTCACACAAGGAGTCGAGGTCGATGGTATGTGGGTGTTCGCCGGAGATGGTGGCATGTTCGCTGTCATCAGCAGCGCTGAACTACCCACTACTGCACCAGCCTGGCTCACCACCCCCCTGCTCGGGGAGCACGTCCAACTTGCGATTCCCGCCGTTCCACCTGGCGCCACGGCTGCGGCAAATGGCGCGCCGGGAAGCAGGAGATGGCTGCAGGAAACCTTCGGTGCGGAAAGGTGGCGGGTGCTTCACGCCCACGAGATCCCGGAAGGCGTACGGGACTTGCGGACGCGCCGCTACCTCACCGATGTGGGACTGCCTGCTTTGTCCGGCTTGCTGCACCTGCAAACGGGGGGCGGCCTGGTGCCCTCCTCGCAGACTCCACAAGCGAGTTCAGCCAGTGCCGATAGGGGGCCTTTTTACTCTCTCGGCTCCTGGATGCACGCCGGCCTGTTCTTGGATGGCGCAACGGGACAGGTTCTGCGGGGCACAGGTCACGGCATCGATGAGGCCCCGGTTGGTAGCAGCCTTCCGCAATTTTTCACCATGGTGCGCTTGTTCGATGAATTTCGTCGTGTGAATTACTCGTCGCGCGCCGACCGACGGGATGCTCAACGCGCACTCAATGCCTGGTACCGCCAGATCGATCCTCAGGCGGCCGACAGCGAGCCGTGGGAGGCGGTCCTTGGCGGCATGGAATTCGAGGATGGCACCTGGGATATTGCCGAGCGCAATGGCCGCCCGCCACTCTGA
- a CDS encoding SUKH-4 family immunity protein: MISVNRAGDEQVWEAATGRLIQDQAPLADTDRAQSHEHSARWEVELDWDISSVLHLREAGREGLVGTIRILQLEDALACGSLIVLGGDGGLFAIEVDAEHVTTSSKPYVQLANRPHGRIVPRPLDTTRLQPTHQQLERLFGEGVVHRLAPADIPADVSDPATRDFLTSTGFPAVSRYYTLNMHTVDLSQGGLQDVATRFPDVRPAITVPESHYALGTWINGLLCLDGKTGRVVLVTSVLGPDRSHPEITMVGSSLESFTVMLGVYWSHMPVYKQKGCDSDHVLEEIQHWLAAIDAPAASSRAWQHVLDDYYWDIM; encoded by the coding sequence GTGATCAGTGTCAACCGAGCCGGCGACGAACAGGTGTGGGAAGCGGCCACCGGACGTCTGATTCAGGACCAGGCGCCTTTGGCCGACACCGACCGGGCACAGAGTCATGAGCACTCCGCCCGCTGGGAAGTCGAGCTGGACTGGGACATATCGAGCGTACTGCACCTTCGCGAGGCTGGCCGAGAAGGCCTTGTCGGCACGATCCGGATACTCCAATTGGAAGACGCCCTCGCCTGCGGTTCACTGATCGTGCTGGGCGGTGACGGCGGCCTCTTCGCCATCGAGGTCGATGCCGAGCATGTGACTACGTCGTCAAAGCCGTACGTTCAACTCGCCAACCGGCCGCACGGTCGCATCGTGCCAAGACCACTGGACACGACCCGGCTCCAGCCCACTCACCAACAATTGGAGCGTCTCTTCGGCGAGGGCGTCGTACACCGGCTGGCCCCCGCCGACATCCCGGCGGATGTATCGGATCCAGCAACTCGTGACTTCCTCACCTCCACCGGATTTCCTGCGGTATCCCGCTACTACACGTTGAACATGCACACCGTCGATCTCTCGCAAGGCGGGCTCCAGGACGTTGCCACGCGCTTTCCCGACGTCCGACCCGCCATCACGGTACCGGAGTCGCATTACGCACTCGGGACGTGGATCAATGGGCTGCTCTGCCTCGACGGCAAGACCGGCCGAGTGGTGCTCGTGACGTCGGTTCTGGGCCCTGACCGGTCCCATCCGGAGATCACGATGGTGGGATCCAGTCTGGAATCTTTCACCGTGATGCTCGGTGTGTACTGGAGTCACATGCCCGTCTACAAGCAGAAGGGTTGCGACTCCGACCACGTCTTGGAAGAAATCCAGCACTGGCTGGCAGCGATCGACGCGCCGGCGGCCTCATCCCGTGCCTGGCAGCATGTGCTGGACGACTACTACTGGGACATCATGTGA
- a CDS encoding toxin glutamine deamidase domain-containing protein, translated as MMLPDSLEWILEMLGFNWPTADEDKLIECAQVWRQFASEVESYQARGNTAAGNVLSQNTGDSIEGFNKTWEKFSGGSGYFDDARQAAEVIAYTLEAAAALVIGMKIAVIAQLVILAAEIIAAQAAAPFTLGLSEIGAAGATLATREVVRRILKEVAKQLLEAIAEAAKEPVISALEAMVSDIIAQTVNQNFGAQKGYDLGRTAKAGKAAAKDAIDNAGETLGESLRDGAAGKAGRRARHGLDSAAGHHGDGGSGSGGGDGGGSGSGSGSGSGSGSGSGSGSGAGSGSGSGSGSGSGSGSGSHSGGSGGTGGPSGSGGSSGSSANGGSDGGHGGSGTSGNSSGSDGSSSSNNSHGSNSSNSPNGSDGSPSRPKPQPLPPPEQRSPFDTGYQGGDKHNPYGADTTPNASSPHNDSGTPDSGNRPAPDSVTTQLAPDHTPDSARPNPDNNPNNVSTQPAPDHTPDSARPNPDNNPNPHPDNTPAPDTSRPTPTPTPDPVSTQPAPDHTPDSVRPNPDNNPNDNITTQPAPDHTPDSARPNPDNNNPNNVSTQPTPGPPPPTHPDASPTPAPAPAPDTGPAPDHSAPEQSAPRQDAPSSTPDAEPRPSTPGPEPISGNPPSNDGSSSPSNDNGSGTGTGTGGGRPSMPHVSAPPQGAPVQHSPSNSQPIQQRDPAPGDPMPHVGDDTGLSTQSAATATAPPPTTAHTPPPTRGPRPPLSRTPRRTRAPSWAPPPPCPRSRAPPPRIPLPPAAPRRPTETFPRSPTAAPTAAVGPSRTSPSSSAPTARRTTPAWTAPAPPPPPRLHTTTAAPTAPKSSRTPPNSPTRTAPAPSRTGSNPTPARTLPTTRPITVRTAHSHTRTHHLQTATTSAPARTKTPRAPTPPAGRPATRRTPPEHPPPAAPAAPAAAQPLPAAAPGGPHQAAPHQPNPYQQPHQAVAHQPTPHQPNPYQPNPYQQPHQAAPHQAAPHQPNPYQQPHQPAPHQPTLQSHQPTPYNHHQQQQPHQAAPQQPHQAPYQQYAQQPPQPHHAQNQAQPQQHQQPHPQQPPQHQQPPAPQHPPRPSYQDIRNSLNHHPSGLNSPAPHDQQALLNVFPRNPDGTPQQHPDPFQHWARYQNDGGTGVPGRSNNCADCTRSFLESWYGNPQVSAPRTLDTDSKGKLDRFSGERDGAQNIMNWAGTPFRDSGQNAHDSYARIADELRQACHGAGAAVLVTWPKNADGTDGGAHVFNAVNHNGRVIWVDSQTGQISQQPIHTHADRVWHLTLDANRNPYIPTQTQTPHPTPQQQHPQPHPQPQPVQHQQPYQQNPYVQPHPQQQPPQQPHQQPQPQPYSQQQPHPQHQNPYVQPHQPNPYQQPPQPHPYQQPNPNPYQQPNPYLQQPQPHPQQPNPYQQPHQSPYQQPHQQHPNPYQQPHPPSPYQNQPYPQQQQPPYPHHPAGADTDAPERQVPHDPAGVSDPSHPDAPSDRTEGTTPDRPDHQNQPDHEGQPQHTPHSDPSDPSDHHGDPTPASETRNRERPGGLEGPTDHHQQHVADSVPRDENGNPEPHPDPEHGDWVNRINEPGPDAPGRNNNCVDAALATADTYSGNPTAAAHRTPDLNADGTPSDRGETGGRDRIENTLGARFGDYGNGRDAFNRLENTLRQAGHGSQAVIVTQDRHGRAHAWNAVNHNGKITYIDAQTGRRSNTPLHNGDHGVHAIPLHPDRRPVVPDANSAPSDNHAGTQRRAPATPAGAEPQHSEDPDHPKNDPQRKQHPRLGPVETVSSVHHDMYPMPDQQNLRQTNDVRRVEMDPVYQSLEGWAVPQPPHGNIPLADVLRLTEPQRDEQGNVLLHPNGEPQRTVLTSDDLAQALPGFADMHPGERGAVVAALARFSAAFHAAHAVGSSPEYSHHPYAPSEAAVQKGTDDDGNSLPKGADVTHNPAVEAHKGANWAARHRKDPIFQEELEKTFTGRKILNALKASGDHHPDFTGRNYAAVEVYDPKSKQVVYIVDSSYPADGEVTGQHSESHILDSLDRLNDQREDGEKYEPLSLYSDREPCGRAQGYANCAKVLSSRVPGVDIYYATGYRKNAELIEGGEENSINHKKEFDKDFANNMSRLARSWIMIMGPDGLHS; from the coding sequence ATGATGCTGCCGGATTCACTTGAGTGGATCCTCGAAATGCTCGGCTTCAACTGGCCGACGGCAGACGAAGACAAACTGATCGAATGCGCCCAGGTGTGGCGGCAGTTCGCATCGGAGGTCGAGAGCTACCAAGCCCGCGGCAACACCGCCGCGGGCAATGTGCTCAGCCAGAACACCGGCGACTCCATCGAGGGCTTCAACAAGACGTGGGAGAAGTTCTCCGGCGGCTCGGGCTATTTCGACGACGCCCGCCAGGCGGCCGAGGTCATCGCTTACACGCTGGAAGCGGCTGCCGCGCTCGTCATCGGCATGAAAATCGCCGTCATAGCCCAATTGGTGATCCTGGCCGCCGAAATCATCGCGGCACAGGCCGCGGCACCCTTCACCCTCGGGCTGTCCGAAATCGGCGCGGCCGGCGCGACCCTGGCCACCCGTGAAGTGGTCCGCCGCATCCTCAAGGAAGTCGCCAAGCAGCTCCTCGAGGCCATCGCGGAAGCCGCCAAGGAGCCGGTGATCTCCGCACTGGAGGCCATGGTCTCCGACATCATCGCACAGACCGTCAACCAGAACTTCGGCGCCCAGAAGGGCTACGACCTCGGCCGCACCGCCAAGGCGGGCAAGGCCGCCGCCAAGGACGCCATCGACAACGCCGGCGAGACCCTCGGCGAAAGCCTCCGCGACGGCGCCGCCGGCAAGGCGGGCCGCCGCGCCCGCCACGGCCTCGACTCCGCCGCCGGCCACCACGGCGACGGCGGGAGCGGCAGCGGGGGCGGCGACGGCGGCGGATCCGGCTCGGGGTCCGGCTCGGGCTCGGGCTCAGGTTCCGGCTCGGGGTCCGGCTCCGGCGCAGGTTCCGGCTCGGGGTCCGGCTCCGGCTCGGGGTCCGGCTCCGGCTCGGGCTCGCACTCCGGCGGATCCGGCGGGACGGGCGGACCGAGTGGGTCCGGCGGATCAAGCGGATCCAGCGCAAACGGCGGAAGCGATGGCGGACACGGCGGCTCCGGCACCTCCGGCAACAGCAGCGGCTCAGACGGCTCCTCCAGCTCGAACAACAGCCACGGCTCCAACAGCTCCAACAGCCCCAACGGCTCCGACGGCTCCCCCTCCCGCCCGAAGCCGCAGCCGTTGCCCCCGCCGGAGCAGCGTTCGCCCTTCGACACCGGTTACCAGGGTGGCGACAAGCACAACCCGTACGGGGCGGACACCACCCCCAACGCCTCCTCCCCCCACAACGACTCGGGCACCCCGGACTCGGGCAACCGCCCCGCCCCGGACTCCGTAACCACCCAGCTGGCCCCGGACCACACCCCGGACTCCGCCCGTCCGAACCCGGACAATAACCCCAACAACGTCTCCACCCAGCCCGCGCCCGACCACACCCCGGACTCCGCACGCCCCAATCCGGACAACAACCCCAACCCCCACCCCGACAACACTCCCGCTCCCGACACCAGCCGCCCCACGCCCACTCCTACCCCGGACCCGGTCTCCACCCAGCCGGCCCCGGACCACACCCCCGACTCCGTCCGCCCGAACCCGGACAACAACCCCAACGACAACATCACCACCCAGCCCGCACCCGACCACACCCCGGACTCCGCACGCCCCAACCCCGACAACAACAACCCGAACAACGTCTCCACCCAGCCCACCCCAGGGCCGCCGCCCCCCACCCACCCGGACGCCTCTCCGACACCGGCCCCTGCACCGGCCCCCGACACCGGCCCCGCCCCGGACCACTCCGCCCCGGAACAGTCGGCACCGCGCCAGGACGCGCCCTCCAGCACGCCCGACGCCGAGCCGAGGCCCTCCACGCCCGGCCCTGAGCCCATCAGCGGCAACCCTCCGAGCAACGACGGTTCCAGCTCGCCCTCGAACGACAACGGCTCCGGTACGGGAACCGGCACCGGCGGCGGACGTCCCTCCATGCCGCATGTCAGCGCGCCGCCCCAGGGCGCCCCCGTCCAGCACTCGCCCTCCAACAGCCAGCCCATACAGCAGCGCGATCCCGCGCCGGGCGACCCCATGCCGCACGTGGGCGACGACACCGGGCTGTCCACCCAGTCCGCGGCCACCGCGACCGCCCCGCCGCCCACCACCGCGCACACCCCACCCCCGACGCGGGGCCCTCGCCCACCCCTCAGCAGAACACCCCGCAGAACCCGGGCCCCGTCATGGGCGCCCCCACCACCGTGCCCCCGCAGTCGGGCCCCACCACCGCGCATTCCGCTGCCCCCCGCAGCACCACGCCGTCCAACGGAAACGTTTCCTCGCAGCCCAACCGCCGCCCCGACGGCGGCCGTCGGCCCATCCAGGACGTCACCCAGCAGCAGCGCCCCGACCGCCCGCCGTACAACCCCCGCCTGGACGGCCCCCGCCCCACCACCCCCACCACGCCTCCACACAACAACCGCCGCCCCGACGGCTCCCAAATCGTCCAGGACCCCACCCAACAGCCCCACCCGGACCGCCCCCGCCCCGAGCAGAACGGGCAGCAACCCAACCCCCGCCCGGACACTTCCAACCACCCGTCCGATCACGGTCCGGACCGCGCACAGCCACACCCGGACCCATCACCTTCAAACCGCGACCACGAGCGCCCCCGCCCGGACCAAGACACCCCGCGCCCCAACACCCCCGGCCGGACGCCCAGCAACCCGCCGTACCCCACCCGAACACCCCCCACCAGCCGCACCAGCCGCACCAGCCGCAGCCCAACCCCTACCAGCAGCCGCACCAGGCGGCCCCCACCAGGCGGCGCCACACCAACCCAATCCCTACCAACAACCCCACCAGGCTGTCGCCCACCAGCCCACCCCCCACCAACCCAACCCGTACCAACCCAACCCGTACCAGCAACCCCACCAGGCGGCCCCCCACCAGGCGGCGCCACACCAGCCCAACCCGTACCAGCAGCCGCACCAACCCGCCCCCCACCAGCCCACCCTGCAAAGCCACCAGCCCACCCCCTACAACCACCACCAGCAGCAACAACCCCACCAAGCCGCTCCCCAACAGCCGCACCAAGCGCCATACCAGCAGTACGCCCAGCAGCCGCCCCAGCCCCACCATGCCCAAAACCAGGCGCAGCCCCAGCAACACCAGCAGCCTCACCCTCAGCAGCCCCCGCAGCACCAACAGCCGCCGGCTCCTCAGCACCCGCCGCGCCCGAGCTACCAGGACATCCGCAACAGCCTCAACCACCACCCGAGCGGCCTGAACTCCCCGGCCCCACACGACCAACAAGCCCTGCTGAACGTCTTCCCGCGCAACCCCGACGGCACCCCGCAGCAGCACCCGGACCCGTTCCAGCACTGGGCCCGCTACCAGAACGACGGCGGCACCGGCGTGCCCGGGCGCTCCAACAACTGCGCCGACTGCACCCGCTCGTTCCTGGAATCCTGGTACGGCAACCCCCAGGTCTCCGCGCCACGCACGCTGGACACGGACAGCAAGGGCAAGCTCGACCGGTTCAGCGGAGAACGGGACGGCGCCCAGAACATCATGAACTGGGCGGGCACCCCCTTCCGCGACTCGGGCCAGAACGCCCACGACAGCTACGCCCGTATCGCCGACGAGCTCCGCCAGGCCTGCCACGGCGCCGGCGCCGCCGTCCTCGTCACCTGGCCGAAGAACGCCGACGGCACCGACGGTGGCGCGCACGTCTTCAACGCCGTCAACCACAACGGCCGCGTCATCTGGGTCGACAGCCAGACCGGCCAGATCAGCCAGCAACCCATCCACACCCACGCCGACCGCGTCTGGCACCTAACCCTCGACGCCAACCGCAACCCCTACATCCCCACCCAAACCCAAACCCCCCACCCCACCCCCCAACAGCAACACCCTCAGCCCCACCCCCAGCCTCAGCCTGTCCAGCACCAGCAGCCCTACCAGCAGAACCCCTACGTCCAGCCGCACCCACAACAGCAGCCGCCCCAACAACCCCACCAGCAGCCTCAGCCCCAGCCCTACTCACAGCAGCAGCCCCACCCGCAACACCAGAACCCGTACGTCCAGCCCCACCAGCCCAACCCCTACCAGCAGCCGCCGCAGCCGCATCCGTATCAACAACCAAACCCGAACCCCTACCAACAGCCCAACCCATACCTCCAGCAGCCTCAACCTCACCCTCAGCAACCCAACCCCTACCAGCAACCCCACCAGAGCCCATACCAGCAGCCCCACCAACAGCACCCGAACCCGTACCAGCAGCCCCATCCCCCGTCCCCCTACCAGAACCAGCCCTACCCACAGCAGCAGCAACCCCCATACCCCCACCACCCCGCCGGCGCGGACACCGACGCCCCCGAACGCCAGGTGCCCCACGACCCGGCGGGCGTCAGCGATCCCTCACACCCTGATGCGCCCAGTGATCGCACCGAAGGCACCACTCCCGACCGTCCCGACCACCAGAACCAGCCGGACCACGAAGGCCAGCCCCAGCACACCCCCCACTCCGACCCGAGCGACCCGTCCGACCACCACGGCGACCCGACACCCGCCTCCGAGACCCGCAACCGCGAGCGCCCCGGCGGCCTGGAAGGTCCCACCGACCACCACCAGCAGCATGTCGCGGACTCGGTTCCCCGGGACGAAAACGGCAACCCGGAGCCGCACCCGGACCCCGAGCACGGCGACTGGGTCAACCGCATCAACGAACCCGGCCCCGACGCCCCCGGCCGTAACAACAACTGTGTCGACGCCGCCCTGGCGACGGCCGACACCTACTCAGGCAACCCCACCGCCGCAGCCCACCGCACCCCTGACCTGAACGCGGACGGCACCCCGTCCGACCGGGGTGAAACCGGTGGCCGCGACCGCATCGAGAACACCCTCGGCGCACGCTTCGGCGACTACGGCAACGGCCGTGACGCCTTCAACCGCCTGGAGAACACCCTTCGCCAGGCCGGCCACGGCTCCCAGGCCGTCATCGTCACCCAGGACCGCCACGGCCGCGCCCACGCCTGGAATGCCGTCAACCACAACGGCAAAATCACCTACATAGACGCCCAAACCGGCCGCCGTAGCAACACCCCCCTCCACAACGGCGACCACGGCGTCCACGCCATCCCGCTGCATCCCGACCGCCGCCCTGTCGTCCCGGATGCCAACTCCGCCCCATCGGACAACCACGCAGGTACGCAGCGACGCGCCCCAGCCACACCGGCCGGTGCCGAGCCTCAACACTCGGAGGACCCGGACCACCCCAAGAACGATCCCCAGCGAAAGCAGCACCCACGACTGGGGCCGGTGGAGACGGTCAGCTCCGTCCATCACGACATGTACCCCATGCCGGATCAACAGAATCTCCGGCAGACGAATGACGTGCGCCGGGTCGAAATGGACCCGGTATATCAGAGCCTTGAAGGCTGGGCAGTGCCTCAGCCTCCGCATGGGAACATCCCTCTCGCAGACGTATTGCGTCTGACTGAGCCTCAGAGGGACGAGCAAGGGAATGTCCTGCTCCACCCCAATGGCGAACCCCAGCGGACAGTACTCACCTCCGACGACCTGGCCCAGGCTCTCCCTGGTTTTGCTGATATGCATCCTGGGGAACGGGGTGCCGTCGTGGCTGCCCTGGCCCGGTTCAGTGCTGCCTTCCACGCGGCACACGCCGTCGGCAGCAGCCCGGAATATTCACACCACCCCTACGCACCGTCAGAAGCTGCTGTTCAAAAGGGTACTGATGACGACGGAAATTCGCTACCGAAGGGAGCCGACGTCACCCACAACCCTGCCGTGGAGGCCCATAAGGGCGCCAATTGGGCCGCCCGCCATCGAAAAGATCCCATTTTCCAGGAAGAACTCGAAAAAACCTTCACCGGCCGTAAAATTCTCAACGCGTTGAAGGCATCGGGGGACCACCACCCGGACTTCACCGGAAGAAATTATGCCGCCGTAGAAGTGTACGATCCGAAGAGCAAACAAGTCGTATACATCGTGGACAGCTCCTATCCAGCGGACGGTGAAGTCACTGGACAGCACTCGGAAAGTCACATACTGGACTCACTCGACAGGCTGAACGATCAACGCGAGGACGGGGAAAAATACGAGCCCTTGAGCCTCTATTCAGACCGTGAACCCTGCGGTCGAGCTCAAGGTTACGCGAACTGCGCGAAAGTACTGTCCAGCCGCGTACCAGGCGTTGACATCTATTACGCCACCGGGTACCGAAAGAATGCCGAACTGATAGAAGGCGGTGAAGAAAATTCGATCAACCACAAGAAAGAGTTCGACAAAGACTTCGCCAACAACATGTCGAGGCTTGCCAGGTCTTGGATTATGATAATGGGGCCGGATGGCCTGCACTCCTAG